TCAGCCAAGACCCAGCAGCGCCTCGGTGATGGCGTGCACGCCCAGCGAGAGGCAGCGCTCATCGACATCAAAGCGCGGGGTGTGCAGAGGATGCACCTCCTCGCTCTGCGGATCTTTGACGCCCAGGAAGAAGTACGCAGCCGGCACGCGGGTGGAGAAGGCCGCAAAGTCTTCGGCGCCAAGCTGGGGCAGATGCTGGACCATCACGCCCTCTCCCACCCGCTCTTCGATCAGACGCACCACGCGAGCCTCCAGCGCCGGGTCATTGGCCGTCAGACGCGCGCCGGGCACAAAGCGAACCGAGGCGCGCGCCCCCAGAGCGGCGGAGACGCCTTCCACGATCTGGCGCGCCGCGGCGCGCGCGCGCTCCATCGCCGGCGCCGAAAGACCACGAAGAATACCGGTCAACTCGGCGCGCTCAGCGATGATGTTATAAGAATTGCCCGCCTCCAACTTCCCGATCGAGAGCACCACCGCGTCGCGCGCATCGGTAATGCGGCTGACAACCTGCTGCAGCGCCACGATCACCTGAGCGGCCACGGCCACCGCGTCGACCCCTTCATGCGGATAGGCGCCGTGGCTCTTTTTGCCCTCGATCACAACTTCCACAAGCTCCGAGGCCGCCCACACCGGCCCTCCGGTGTACCCGATCTTGCCCACCTCCAGGGTGGGCATGCAGTGCAGCGCGAGAATGGCTTCAACCTCAGGCGCTTCGAGCACACCTTCCACAGCCATGCGTTCCGCACCAATCGGCTCACCTGTGGGCGATGCTTCTTCGGCGGGTTGAAAGATCATCTTCACCCTCCCCTTAAGCTCAGCGCGACGGTCCACAAGCTCACGCGCCACCCCCAGTCCCACCGTCGTGTGCACGTCATGGCCGCAGGCGTGCATCACCCCGGGACGCGTGCTGCAATACGTGCTCTGACGCAGCTCCTGAATAGGCAGCGCATCGATGTCGGCGCGAAACGCCCGTGTCGGCCCCTCAAGCTCCCCCTCGATCAGCGCGACAACCCCCGTCTCAGCCACCCGGGTGCTCTCCAGGCCCAGCTCCGCCAGGCGCTCTTCGATAAAGGCCGCGGTCTGATGCTCCTCAAACGAGAGCTCCGGATGGGCGTGAAGGTGGCGGCGCCACGCCACAAGCTCAGTGTCGAGGGTCAAAGAATCCTGGCTCATCGTGCACCTGCTCTGCCCGGTTCTCGGGCGTCGGAAAAGAGACGTCGATCACAACACGAAGCGCGACGTGCACAAAAATCGCCGCCGCGCTCGACAAACACGCCGGGAGTAGGGCAAATGCCCCCACCGCTGTCAAGATAGCCATCGCACCTGCGCGTACCACGCTCTCAAAGAGAGCTCGAGGGTGTCTTTTCTACCACCGCTGAAACCCCATCTTCTTCGACCATGAGCTGATGATGTCTTCTTCTCGCGCTTCGATCGTCTGGTTGTTGGTGGCACTCATGATCGTCTTCACCAGCGGCTGCGCCACCTCGTTGAGCAACCTCGCACCGGCCCACACCCTGGCCCCCGGCGAAGTTCAGATCACCGGCGTGGCTCAGGCCGATCTTTATACCGGAGTCTTTGACGGCAGCATCGACGCCGGGCGCGCGGTGGTCGACGCCGCCCGGCGCGATGAGGGGCCTATCAGCGAAGCGGAGCTGCGCACTCTGCTCGACGCCGTGCTCCTCTGGCAGCTCTTTTTACCCGGGGCCACCCCGGAGCTTGCGCTGCGCGTGGGTGTGAGCGATCGCCCCCTTAAAGGCCTCGACATGGGGCTTCGCTACAACGGCAACGTCGTCAAACCCGACGTGCGCCTGCAGCTCTGGGAGAGTCAGGGCGGCGATGTGGCCCTGACCGCCCACGCCGCCTACGGCTACCACCGCTCGGTGGCCAGCTCCGCGGTGGAGTGGTTGGTCATGACCGAGTTTAAACGCCACGACTTCGAAGCCGGCCTCTCCGCCGGCTGGCAGTACCACGACATCATCAAGCTCTACCTCTCGCCGCGCTACCTCTACAGCGACCTCTCAGCCACCCCTAACCTCCCCGACTGGCTCAAGGAACGCATCCCCGAGGAGTATCAGGATTACAACCCCTCGCGCTTCTTTGAGGACTCCGAGATGCACTACGTCGGCTTGAACTGGGGCGCGATGCTCGGCTACCGCTGGGTCTTCTTGCATATCGACATGACGATGATGCGTGTGCTCTTTCGCCCCACCGTGCTGGAGTCCTCCCGCAACTACGACAACTGGGTCTTTGCCCCCAGTGCGGGCCTCAGCGTACGTTTTTAAGGAGGTTCTCGCCCGCTCGGACGGGGGAGGGCCTTGCCCGCGATCGCGATCCCTGCGAAGAAAGGAGCAAGATCGGCGCGTCCCACGCGATAATGAGAGAAGCACCACGTTGCACCTCAGGTCGTGAGCGCGCGCCGACGGCGCCACACTCGCCAGCACCCGCTTAAGGGCGTGCCGGCCCTCCTCTCTCGAGCACCAGACTATGAACCTCCCGGCTCCCTTCGCGCCCATTGCGCCCTCGATCGACGCGGCGCTCCACGACGTCTTCGGTTTTGAGTCCTTTCGCACCGGCCAGCGCCGCGGCATTGAGGCGGTTGTCGAGGGTAATGACACGCTCATCGTGATGCCCACCGGCAGCGGCAAGAGCCTCTGTTATATGCTCCCGGGCTGCGTGCTCCCCGGGCTCACCCTGGCCGTCTCCCCACTCATCGCCCTGATGAAAGACCAGGCCGACGCGCTAGAATCCTTTAACATTCCAGCCACTTACATCAACTCCTCCTTGAGTTGGGATGAGCAGCGACAGCGCCTGGCAGCCATGCGCGCCGGTGCCTACAAAGTCGTGCTCGTCGCGCCAGAACGTTTTAAAAGCCAGGCCTTCCTCGACGCCCTCTCCGGCGTGCCCATCGGGCTCTTCGCCATTGATGAGGCGCACTGCATCAGCCAGTGGGGCCACGACTTCCGCCCGGATTACCTCAACCTCGGCGAGGTCCGCCAAAAGCTCGGCGCCCCGACCACTCTGGCGCTCACCGCGACGGCTACACCCGAGGTTCAGCGCGACATCGCCGCCCAGCTCGACTTCGATAATCACAGCGTCGTCGTCTCCGGTTTTGAGCGGCCCAACCTCTTCTTTGAGGTCTATCCGGCGCGAAGCCGACGCTCCAAATACGAGCGCATTGAGGCCCTGCTCGACCAGACCCCCGAGGGTAGCAAGGTCATCTACTGCGCCACCCGCAAGCAGGTCGAAGAGGTCGGGCGCAACCTTCGCGAGTCGGGCTATTATCCGGCGCTCTACCACGCCGGGCTCTCCGACCAGGAGCGCGACGAAGTCCAGGACGCCTTTATGGCCGGCGATGCCCCGCTGCTCATCGCCACCAACGCCTTTGGCATGGGCGTCGATAAGAGCGATGTGCGCGCGATCATCCACTTCAACATCCCCGGCAGCGTCGAGGCCTATTATCAGGAAGCCGGGCGCGCGGGCCGCGATGGGGAGCCGGCGCATTGCCTGCTGCTCTACAACCGCGCCGATCTGCGCATCCACGAGTTTTTCACCGAAAACTCCTTCCCGGATCGCAAGCTGGTGGAGCGGCTCTGGACGCTTTTGCAAAAGCACGGCGTGGGTATGCACACCCTCGACGCTGACATGCTCGCGGACCACCTCTCGCGCGCTGGCGACGATCGGGTGCACCCCTGGGCGGTAGGCTCGGCGCTGCGCCTGCTGGAGCGCGGCGGGCACCTGGCCTTTGGCCAGCGCGGCCCGGCCCCCTGGCTGGAAGTCTTCGACCAGGCCCGCACCCGCGATCTTCGTGTGGACTGGGACGCGCTCGATGCGCGACGCGGCGTCGATGAGAACCATCAAGAAGATATGGTGCGCTACGCCACCGGGCACACCTGCCGCCAGGTCTACCTGGTGCGCTACTTCAGCGACACCGCCAACGATATTGCCGAGTGCAAGCGTTGTGATCGCTGCTGCGGCCCTCCCTCCTACGCCCAGGCCGCCGGCCAGGTGCGCGCACCTATCATCGTACGCGAGCCAGCCCAGACCGTGCTGCGCAAGGTCTTAAGCGGCATCGCCCGCGCCCGCGGCAAATGGGGCGCCCACGTGATCGCCGCGATGTTGCGCGGCTCTCGCGCCAAAAAGATCACCGGCGCCGGCCTCGACCGGCTCTCCACCCACGGGATTCTTCGCGATCTTCGTCAGGATGATCTCGTGCGCCTGCTCGATGTCTGCTCCCAACTCGGGCTGACCACCCAGAACACCTACGGCTGCCTCTCTTTAACCGATGCAGGCACCGAGGTGATGATGGCGTCGGAGCCCCTCTCCGAGACCGTCGCCGATGTGTTGGCCCGTCATGTGCGCTCGGCCTCCGAGTTTGGCGAGCTCCCCCCGACCACACGCCCCTCCGAGAGCCGTCCCAGGCCGGCCTCCGGCGATGGCGAGCTTGGCGAGACCTACCTGCGTACCCTGATGCTGGTTCGTGAGGGCCATGATTATCGAGACATTGCAAAGGAGCGTGGGCTCACCCCCTCAAGCGTACTGCGCCATTTTATGACCCTGGCTCAACACGGCCACAGGCTCCCGCTCGACGAGCACGCCGACGGTCGCCTCCTGCCAGAGCTGCGCGAACTTGCCAGCGAGTGGTCTCCCGATGATAAGCTTGCTCCACTCAAAGAACGCCTCACCACTCCCTGCGACTACGATACGCTGAAGCTGAACCTCGCCATCGTACTTCAGGAGCGTTTTGAACACGACCAACCCCCCGAAGTCTCCTGAGAGCCTGCTTCACCGAGCGGTAAGGCACGCGCTCGCCCGTCAGGCCACGCCGATCGCGCCGGATCAGCGGGTGCTCGTCGTCATCCCCGACGCCACACGCCCTGTTGATCTTCCCGATGTGCTCGAGCCTCTGCTCACACATCTCAACAGCTTTGAGCCCGCGCATATCTCGGTGCTGGTCGCCCTGGGACTGCACCGCGCGCTGGCCCTCTCCGAGCTCCGGCCCCTCCTCGAGATCTGTCAGGCCGCCGGCGCCTCACTCACCCAGCACAACCCGCACCACCCGCGCCTCTCAATGCTCGGCGCCGACGTCGGTCTCGTTGCCGAGCCCCAGGCCGAGCCGTTGATCGGCTCGGCCCCCCCCGGTGCCGATCGCCCGCTGCCCGCGCTCCTCCACCCGATGCTCTTTCAACACGATCGCATCATCGTCGTCGGCACCGTTGAGCCGCACCAGTACGCCGGCTTCTCCGGGGGCATCAAAGCCCTGGCGATTGGCTGCGCCGGCGAAGAGACCATCGGCACCCTGCACGGCCTGGAGCTCTTACGTCACCCCGGCGTGCGCCTGGGGCGCATCGACGATAACCCCTTCCAGCAGGCCCTCTGGCGGGTGGCAAAGATGTCGGTTCCCGTCGACGCGCTACAGATTGTACCCGGCCACCCCGAGCCCCGTGCGCTTCTCTTCGGCCCGGTCCGCCCCACCTTTGAGGCCGCCTGCACCATCGCCCGTAAGGCGTTCTTCTACATCAGTGAGCCGCTGCCCTGGCTGCATCTGAAGTTGCCTCCAAGCAAATCGGACAACTTCTACCAGGCCTCGCGCGCGGCCACCTACGCCGCGCTCGTCGAGCACAGCGCCTTAATGCCCGGAGGCTGGATCGTACTGGAAGCCACCTGCCCCGAGGGCCTGGGACGCGGCGATGGTGAGCGCGCCTTCGCTCGCGCCCTGGCCCGCGGCCGCGACACCCTGCTCGCCGAGCTTCGCGGCGAGCTGCAATCGCCTGAGCCCGGCGTCGGCGGCCAGCAGCGCGCCTACGTGCTGGCCATGACTTTAGAGCGCAATCCCATCGCGCTTATCTCGCCACAACCTCTCCCGGAGCTCGACGCGGTAGGCATTCGCCAGTTCCGAAGCCTTCAGGAAGCCCACCGCGCCCTCAACCTTCCCCTGGTCACAGGTGTCTCGTTGCCCGACATCTTTACCGGACTGCCCATCCTCGACCATTGAGCCATTCTTAGCGCCGCCCCGGAACAATCCCTCGCCCACAAAAAAGCGTCCCCGCCCGAATCTCCGGCGAGGACGCTTTTTTGAGTTCTACGCCCGACCCTGGCTGGCCCACCCGTCGCGGGGCCAACATGCAGCAGGTCGGAAGTTGGCTCAGCTCGCGCTCTTCTGCTCGATGAGCTCCAACGCCTTCTCCAGCGTCATATCATCGGGGTTGGTGCCCTTGGGAAGCGAGGCGTTGACCTTGCCCAGCTTCACATAAGGCCCGTAGCGCCCGTCGAGCACGTTGATGGGCTTGCCACTATCCGGATCGGTGCCCAGCTCCTTGAGCACCTTACGGCTGCTTGCACGACGTCCCTTGGGCTGCGCCAGAAGCTCCAGCGCCTGCTCCAACGTCACCGTGAAGACCATCTCCTGCTCGGGCAGGTTGCGGTACTCCTTGAGGTGCTTGACGAAAGGCCCGTAGCGCCCGATGCCCGCCTCCACCGGCTCGCCGTCTTCGGGGTGCTTGCCCAACTCGCGCGGAAGATCGAGAAGCTGCGCGGCCTGCTCCAGGGTGACGTCTTCGGGATTCATGCCCTTGGGCACCGAAGCCGTCGGTGGCTTCTTGTTGTCTTCGGTGCGCTCACCCAGCTGGAAATACGGTCCGAAGCGACCATTCATCAAAAAGATCGGCTCGCCCTTCTCCGGGTGAAGTCCCAGCGACTCGGGGCCTTTCTCGCGCTTCTCCAGAAGCTCCAGGATCTTCTCGTAATCGAGGTCGGCCGGCGGAATGTCGTCGGGCACATCGACGGTCTTGGTTTCTCCTTCGACCTCGATCTGCACGTAGGGCCCGTAGCGCCCCACCTTCAGCGTGGCCGGGAAGTCTTCCAGGGTGACCTCGCGGGCCAGATCCGGCTCGATCTTCTCTTCACCCTCGTTGACCTTGTCGGCAAAGGCCCCTTCGCGGCGATAGAACTGGTGCAGGTACTCGACCTTGGAGCCCTTACCGGCGGCGATCTCATCGAGATCATCTTCCATGCGGGCCGTAAACTGCGTGTCGACCAGCTCCCCGAAGTGTTTCTCCAGAAACTCGGTGACGGCAAAGGCCATGTAGGTGGGCACCAGCGTGCGGCCCACCTTGCGACCGTACTTCTCGCCAGCGGTGATCTTGCTCATGATCGTGGCGTAGGTACTCGGACGGCCCACACCTTCTTCTTCGAGCACCTTAACCAGCGAGGCTTCGGTGAAGCGTGCCGGCGGCTTGGTCTCGTGACCGATGGCCTCAAGCTCGTTGCAGTCCACCTCACCCCCCTCTTTGAGGGCGGGAAGGAGCACTTCGCGATCTTCGAGGGCTGCTTCCGGATCATCGGCCCCTTCGACGTAGGCGCGCATGAAGCCCGCGAAGTCGATGCGGTTGCCGTTGGCGCGGAACACGTAGGTATGCTCGTCGTCGCTGACCTTCAGATCCACACGCACGCTGGTCTTTTTGGCGTCGGCCATCTGGCTGGCGACGGTACGCTTCCAGATCAGGTCGTAGAGCTTGCGATCCCGCCCTTTAAGGCCCGACTTATTCGGGTGCACGAAGGCGTCACCAGTGGGACGAATCGCCTCGTGCGCCTCCTGAGCGCCCTTGGCCTTCGAGGCGTAAACCCGAGGCTTATCGGCCACGTACTCCGCTCCGTAGAGCTCGCCGGCAGCCTTCCGCGCGGCGTTGAGCGCCTGCTGCGAAAGGTTCACCGAGTCGGTACGCATGTAGGTGATAAAACCGTTCTCGTAGAGTGACTGCGCAACCCGCATCGTATCGGAAGCCGACAGCCCCAGCTTACGGCTGGCCTCCTGCTGCAGCGTCGAGGTGATAAAGGGCGGCTTGGGCCGAGTGGTGTACGGGCGCTCGGTGATCTCGTTGACCGTCCAGGGGCGGCTGGCCAGCTGCTCGACCATCTTTTTGGCCTGCTTCTCATCAAGAAGCAGGACATTTTTGCCCTCGGTGATCTTGCCGGTGTTCTCATCGAAGTCCTTGCCGGTGGCAACCCGGGTGCCATCGACCTCATGAAGCACCGCATCAAAGGCGTTGCCCTTCTCGGCAAGCTGCGCTTTGAGATCCCAGTAGGAGCCCATGCGGAAACGACGACGCTCGCGCTCGCGCTCCACAAGAAGTCGCACGGCCACCGATTGCACGCGCCCGGCCGAGAGGCCGTACTTGATCTTTTTGCCGACCAGCAAGGAGAGCGGGTAGCCCACCAGGCGGTCGAGGATGCGGCGAGTCTCCTGGGCTTCCACCAGGTGATCATCGACCTCGCGGGTGTTCTCCAGAGCGCGCTCGATGGCCGACTTCGTGATCTCGTGAAAGACCATGCGATGGGTCGGACATTTGGGCTTGAGCTCTTCCAAAAGGTGCCAGCTGATCGCCTCTCCTTCACGGTCTTCGTCCGTTGCGAGGTAGAGGGCGTCGGCCTTCTTAAGCTCCGCCTTGAGCTCTTTGATGGCCTTCTTGGAGCGGGGATCTTTGACCACGTATACGGCGTCAAAGCCCTCGTCGATGTTCACGCCGAGGCTGGCCCAGGGCTCCTTTTTATACTTCGCCGGCATCTGGCCGGCGTTGTCCGGGAGGTCGCGGATGTGGCCCAGCGAGGCCTTCACCACAAACTCCTTCGGCAGGTATTTTTGAATGGTCTTCGCCTTGGAGGGCGACTCGACGATCACGAGTTTTGACATAGAAGGATTCCGCGCTTCGCTGTTCATGTATTCACAGGGCCCAACGGCTTCGAGGCTCAGATCTACGCGCTCATCACCAGGTGGCAAGGCGCATTCACTGCGCGCCCCATAAGTAGGGGCCTGTCCACCTTCACCCGTTGCCCGTGGGGGGCTTTCATAGAGAAGAGCCCGGGGGTTTGTCCAGCCTCACCGCCAACCGGGCCTGCAAAAGAGCCCCGCGTTGCCATGCAGCGCGGGGCTCCACACACTCGCCAGGTCTTTGCATCGAGCCTGACGCTTCGACCTACTCTTCGTCGATCTTCCCGGGAGAGTCGACCTCATCGCTGCCCGCATCATCGCCGGACTTCGGAGCGCCGGGACCTTTACCGGACTTCATCATCGTGTAGAAGTCGCGCATCTGCTTCTCGAGATCCTCGGCCGAGAGGTTGGAGAGATCCATCTTCTTGAGCTGCTCCTCGTCCATGTCGCCGAGCATGCTCTTGGGAAGATTTTTCATCAGCGTGGGGGCCTGCTTGATCGCCATCTCGAAGATGGGCTTAAACGCCCCGCGGATGTTGCCCGACTCATCAAAGAGCTGGTCGAGCATGCCCATGGGATTGCCTCCGGGCATCTTCGAACCGGCCTTGCCGCCCGGCCCGAAGGCATCGGCAAACGACGAGGGATCGAAGTCTTTGCCAAACATGTCAAAGATCGAGCTGTCCAGGGCGGGCATCTCCACCGAGTCGTAGGCCGGTCCCAGCAAGAACATCGGAAGCTCGGCCGGCGCGCTGGAGGCGCGCTCCAGATCTTCGCGGGCTGCCTCCTCCTCTCCGCTCATCTGCAACGCGGCGCCGCGCACCGCGTAGGCGTCGGGCAGGCTCGGATCGAGCATGACAGCGCGCTCGGCCGCCTTCATTCCGGCGCTGACCTTGCCCTCGGCCAGCTGCACATTGGCGAGCTGCACAAACGCAAAGGCTTCTTCCGGGTAGATGTTGGAAGCGCGCAGCGCATCTTCACGGGCCAGGCGATGCTCCCCGCGCGCCAGACGCAGGTGGCTGCGCATCAAGATCGCCTCCAGCGCCACATCGGTGCCCTCGCCGACGGCGATATCGAGCAGGATCAACGCCTCATCGACCTGGCCGCGCAGCATATGCAGGCGCGCCATCGCCAGGGCGTAGTCAGGATCGTCGGCGTCGAGTTCCCGGGCAGCCTTCAAGTCGCGCTCGGCCGCCTTCAGATCGCTCAAGCGCAGGTGCACCTCCCCGCGCAACGCCAGGATCTCGGCGTTCTCCGGATCAGCGGTGAGTGCGTGGGTGAGGTCGGCGCAGGCCTCCTCGTACTCCTCAAGCTCCACCGCCACCAACGCCCGACCCATCAGCATGCCCGGATCGCCCTCTTTACGCGCGATCGCCTCGTTGAAATACGCCTGCGCGGCCTCCGGCTCATCAAGCTGGTAACTCGCCCACCCGGCCACCGCCATCGTGGACGCGTCGCGCCAGCCGGCCTTCCACGCCCCCTGAGCGTCGGCCAGCGCGTCATCGACCTCTTCGAGATCGAGGTAGAGCTCGGCACGCCGGCTCAGCAGCCGACCGCGCAGAAGATCATCTTCGTTGCGCGCACCCGGCTCCTCTCCGCCCGGCCCCATCGTCTCAAGCATCGCGCTGAGCCGACCGATCGCCTGGTGCAGAGCGCCATCTTCAATCAGAGGCGAAAGCTCGGAGGTGAGCTGGGTCCACATCGCCTCATAGCTCGGACTGAGCTCCACGGGGGGTTGTTTTACGTCACTCATAATCACCGCGTCCCATCGACAGACGCCCGCTCTCCTCAAGAAAGCGGGCGTCGGTCGGATCGTCATGAATGTGGGCGGCGCGAGCGCGCCTGCGCCTCAAAAAAGCGCCTTATTTCGCCGCGCTGGCCTTCTCGAAGAGCTTCCGCAGGGGCTGCTCGCCCTG
The sequence above is drawn from the Lujinxingia sediminis genome and encodes:
- a CDS encoding M20 metallopeptidase family protein; the encoded protein is MSQDSLTLDTELVAWRRHLHAHPELSFEEHQTAAFIEERLAELGLESTRVAETGVVALIEGELEGPTRAFRADIDALPIQELRQSTYCSTRPGVMHACGHDVHTTVGLGVARELVDRRAELKGRVKMIFQPAEEASPTGEPIGAERMAVEGVLEAPEVEAILALHCMPTLEVGKIGYTGGPVWAASELVEVVIEGKKSHGAYPHEGVDAVAVAAQVIVALQQVVSRITDARDAVVLSIGKLEAGNSYNIIAERAELTGILRGLSAPAMERARAAARQIVEGVSAALGARASVRFVPGARLTANDPALEARVVRLIEERVGEGVMVQHLPQLGAEDFAAFSTRVPAAYFFLGVKDPQSEEVHPLHTPRFDVDERCLSLGVHAITEALLGLG
- a CDS encoding RecQ family ATP-dependent DNA helicase, which codes for MNLPAPFAPIAPSIDAALHDVFGFESFRTGQRRGIEAVVEGNDTLIVMPTGSGKSLCYMLPGCVLPGLTLAVSPLIALMKDQADALESFNIPATYINSSLSWDEQRQRLAAMRAGAYKVVLVAPERFKSQAFLDALSGVPIGLFAIDEAHCISQWGHDFRPDYLNLGEVRQKLGAPTTLALTATATPEVQRDIAAQLDFDNHSVVVSGFERPNLFFEVYPARSRRSKYERIEALLDQTPEGSKVIYCATRKQVEEVGRNLRESGYYPALYHAGLSDQERDEVQDAFMAGDAPLLIATNAFGMGVDKSDVRAIIHFNIPGSVEAYYQEAGRAGRDGEPAHCLLLYNRADLRIHEFFTENSFPDRKLVERLWTLLQKHGVGMHTLDADMLADHLSRAGDDRVHPWAVGSALRLLERGGHLAFGQRGPAPWLEVFDQARTRDLRVDWDALDARRGVDENHQEDMVRYATGHTCRQVYLVRYFSDTANDIAECKRCDRCCGPPSYAQAAGQVRAPIIVREPAQTVLRKVLSGIARARGKWGAHVIAAMLRGSRAKKITGAGLDRLSTHGILRDLRQDDLVRLLDVCSQLGLTTQNTYGCLSLTDAGTEVMMASEPLSETVADVLARHVRSASEFGELPPTTRPSESRPRPASGDGELGETYLRTLMLVREGHDYRDIAKERGLTPSSVLRHFMTLAQHGHRLPLDEHADGRLLPELRELASEWSPDDKLAPLKERLTTPCDYDTLKLNLAIVLQERFEHDQPPEVS
- a CDS encoding lactate racemase domain-containing protein; this translates as MNTTNPPKSPESLLHRAVRHALARQATPIAPDQRVLVVIPDATRPVDLPDVLEPLLTHLNSFEPAHISVLVALGLHRALALSELRPLLEICQAAGASLTQHNPHHPRLSMLGADVGLVAEPQAEPLIGSAPPGADRPLPALLHPMLFQHDRIIVVGTVEPHQYAGFSGGIKALAIGCAGEETIGTLHGLELLRHPGVRLGRIDDNPFQQALWRVAKMSVPVDALQIVPGHPEPRALLFGPVRPTFEAACTIARKAFFYISEPLPWLHLKLPPSKSDNFYQASRAATYAALVEHSALMPGGWIVLEATCPEGLGRGDGERAFARALARGRDTLLAELRGELQSPEPGVGGQQRAYVLAMTLERNPIALISPQPLPELDAVGIRQFRSLQEAHRALNLPLVTGVSLPDIFTGLPILDH
- the topA gene encoding type I DNA topoisomerase; amino-acid sequence: MSKLVIVESPSKAKTIQKYLPKEFVVKASLGHIRDLPDNAGQMPAKYKKEPWASLGVNIDEGFDAVYVVKDPRSKKAIKELKAELKKADALYLATDEDREGEAISWHLLEELKPKCPTHRMVFHEITKSAIERALENTREVDDHLVEAQETRRILDRLVGYPLSLLVGKKIKYGLSAGRVQSVAVRLLVERERERRRFRMGSYWDLKAQLAEKGNAFDAVLHEVDGTRVATGKDFDENTGKITEGKNVLLLDEKQAKKMVEQLASRPWTVNEITERPYTTRPKPPFITSTLQQEASRKLGLSASDTMRVAQSLYENGFITYMRTDSVNLSQQALNAARKAAGELYGAEYVADKPRVYASKAKGAQEAHEAIRPTGDAFVHPNKSGLKGRDRKLYDLIWKRTVASQMADAKKTSVRVDLKVSDDEHTYVFRANGNRIDFAGFMRAYVEGADDPEAALEDREVLLPALKEGGEVDCNELEAIGHETKPPARFTEASLVKVLEEEGVGRPSTYATIMSKITAGEKYGRKVGRTLVPTYMAFAVTEFLEKHFGELVDTQFTARMEDDLDEIAAGKGSKVEYLHQFYRREGAFADKVNEGEEKIEPDLAREVTLEDFPATLKVGRYGPYVQIEVEGETKTVDVPDDIPPADLDYEKILELLEKREKGPESLGLHPEKGEPIFLMNGRFGPYFQLGERTEDNKKPPTASVPKGMNPEDVTLEQAAQLLDLPRELGKHPEDGEPVEAGIGRYGPFVKHLKEYRNLPEQEMVFTVTLEQALELLAQPKGRRASSRKVLKELGTDPDSGKPINVLDGRYGPYVKLGKVNASLPKGTNPDDMTLEKALELIEQKSAS
- a CDS encoding tetratricopeptide repeat protein; this translates as MSDVKQPPVELSPSYEAMWTQLTSELSPLIEDGALHQAIGRLSAMLETMGPGGEEPGARNEDDLLRGRLLSRRAELYLDLEEVDDALADAQGAWKAGWRDASTMAVAGWASYQLDEPEAAQAYFNEAIARKEGDPGMLMGRALVAVELEEYEEACADLTHALTADPENAEILALRGEVHLRLSDLKAAERDLKAARELDADDPDYALAMARLHMLRGQVDEALILLDIAVGEGTDVALEAILMRSHLRLARGEHRLAREDALRASNIYPEEAFAFVQLANVQLAEGKVSAGMKAAERAVMLDPSLPDAYAVRGAALQMSGEEEAAREDLERASSAPAELPMFLLGPAYDSVEMPALDSSIFDMFGKDFDPSSFADAFGPGGKAGSKMPGGNPMGMLDQLFDESGNIRGAFKPIFEMAIKQAPTLMKNLPKSMLGDMDEEQLKKMDLSNLSAEDLEKQMRDFYTMMKSGKGPGAPKSGDDAGSDEVDSPGKIDEE